A single genomic interval of Bradyrhizobium japonicum USDA 6 harbors:
- a CDS encoding thiamine pyrophosphate-dependent enzyme, protein MTTLTGGEAIVSGLVAHGVDTVFGLPGAQVYGLFDAFHQAKLNVIGARHEQACGYMAFGYARSSGKPGVFSVVPGPGVLNASAALLTAYGCNEPVLCVTGQVPTQFLGKGRGHLHEMPDQLATLRTYVKWADRIETPGNAPTTVSRAFQEMTSGRRGPASVEMPWDIFTQRADTCDAKVLEPLPAPLPDPDLIRQAAAVIRSSKAPMIFVGSGAIEARDEILELAEMIDAPVVAFRSGRGIVSNAHELGLTMAAAYKLWPKTDLMIGIGSRLELPTMSRWPYRPDGLKSIRIDIDPVEMRRFISDTAIVADAKTATADLIEAVSKAGYGKTAGRRAAIREATATALAEIQSIQPQMAYLNVLREVLPANAIVTDELSQFGFASWYGFPIYEPRTFITSGYQGTLGSGFPTALGAKVANPDKPVVAITGDGGFMFGVQELATAVQFNIGVVTLVFNNNAYGNVRRDQRERFNGRVVASDLVNPDFVKLAESFGVAAARVTAPDQFKAAMDKALAHDGPYLISVEVTRDSEVSPWAFIHPPKP, encoded by the coding sequence ATGACCACCCTCACCGGCGGCGAAGCGATCGTAAGCGGCCTTGTCGCCCATGGCGTCGACACCGTGTTCGGCCTGCCCGGCGCGCAGGTCTACGGCCTGTTCGACGCCTTCCACCAGGCTAAGCTCAACGTGATCGGCGCGCGGCACGAGCAGGCCTGCGGCTACATGGCGTTCGGCTATGCGCGCTCCAGCGGCAAGCCCGGCGTCTTCAGCGTGGTGCCCGGCCCCGGCGTGCTCAACGCCAGCGCGGCGCTGCTGACCGCCTACGGCTGCAACGAGCCGGTGCTGTGCGTCACCGGCCAGGTGCCGACGCAGTTTCTGGGCAAGGGCCGCGGCCATCTGCACGAGATGCCGGACCAGCTCGCCACCTTGCGCACCTATGTCAAATGGGCCGACCGCATCGAAACGCCCGGCAACGCGCCGACGACGGTATCGCGCGCCTTCCAGGAAATGACGTCCGGCCGTCGCGGCCCCGCCTCGGTCGAGATGCCCTGGGACATCTTCACCCAGCGCGCGGACACCTGTGACGCCAAGGTGCTGGAGCCGCTGCCCGCGCCGCTGCCTGACCCTGATCTGATCAGGCAGGCGGCCGCGGTGATCAGGAGCAGCAAGGCGCCGATGATCTTTGTCGGCAGCGGCGCGATCGAGGCGCGCGACGAAATCCTCGAGCTCGCCGAGATGATCGATGCACCCGTCGTCGCCTTCCGCAGCGGGCGCGGCATCGTCTCCAACGCGCATGAGCTGGGGCTCACGATGGCTGCCGCCTACAAGCTGTGGCCGAAGACCGATCTCATGATCGGCATCGGCTCGCGGCTGGAGCTGCCGACCATGTCGCGCTGGCCGTATCGGCCCGACGGGTTGAAGAGCATCCGCATCGACATCGATCCCGTCGAGATGCGGCGCTTCATCTCCGACACCGCCATCGTCGCCGATGCCAAGACCGCGACTGCCGATCTGATCGAAGCAGTCAGCAAGGCCGGCTACGGCAAGACCGCCGGCCGCCGCGCCGCGATCCGCGAGGCCACCGCGACCGCGCTGGCAGAGATCCAGAGCATCCAGCCGCAGATGGCGTATCTCAACGTCCTGCGCGAGGTGTTGCCGGCCAACGCGATCGTCACCGATGAATTATCGCAATTCGGTTTCGCGTCCTGGTACGGCTTTCCGATCTACGAGCCGCGCACCTTCATCACGTCGGGCTATCAGGGCACGCTCGGATCGGGCTTCCCCACAGCGCTCGGCGCCAAGGTCGCCAACCCCGACAAGCCGGTGGTGGCGATCACGGGCGACGGCGGTTTCATGTTCGGCGTGCAGGAGCTTGCCACCGCGGTGCAGTTCAACATCGGCGTGGTGACGCTGGTGTTCAACAACAACGCCTACGGCAATGTCCGCCGCGACCAGCGCGAGCGCTTTAACGGCCGCGTGGTGGCGTCCGATCTGGTCAATCCGGATTTCGTCAAGCTCGCGGAGTCCTTTGGTGTGGCTGCTGCGCGCGTCACCGCGCCGGACCAGTTCAAGGCGGCGATGGACAAGGCGCTGGCCCATGACGGGCCATATCTGATTTCGGTGGAAGTGACGCGGGATTCGGAAGTCAGCCCCTGGGCGTTCATTCACCCGCCGAAGCCGTAG
- the hpaE gene encoding 5-carboxymethyl-2-hydroxymuconate semialdehyde dehydrogenase, translated as MDKPTPKADVFQANRDRAAPLLKKLRADGIGHMIDGKTVASISGETFETKSPVDGATLASVARGNAEDIDAAATAAALAFKSWRDMGPAMRKKLLHRVADAIEDNADDIAVLECIDTGQAYRFMAKAAIRAAENFRFFADKCAEARDGQNTPSDEHWNISTRVPIGPVGVITPWNTPFMLSTWKIAPALAAGCTVVHKPAEWSPVTAAILARLVKEAGVPDGVLNTVHGFGEEAGKALTEHPAIKAIGFVGESATGSAIMVQGAPTLKRVHFELGGKNPVIVFDDADLDRALDAVVFMIYSLNGERCTSSSRLLIQQNIAEAFIEKLTARVKALRVGHPLDPATEIGPLIHERHLAKVCSYFDVARQDGAVIAVGGKAHDGPGGGHYVEPTLVTGANGKMRVAQEEVFGPFLTVLPFKDEADAIAIANDIRYGLTGYVWTNDVGRALRVADALEAGMIWLNSENVRHLPTPFGGMKASGIGRDGGDYSFDFYMETKHVSLARGTHKIQKLGI; from the coding sequence ATGGATAAGCCCACGCCGAAAGCCGATGTGTTCCAGGCCAATCGCGACCGCGCAGCACCGCTGCTGAAGAAGCTGCGGGCCGACGGCATCGGCCACATGATCGACGGCAAGACCGTCGCCTCGATCTCGGGCGAAACCTTTGAAACGAAGTCGCCGGTCGATGGCGCCACGCTTGCGAGCGTCGCGCGCGGCAACGCCGAGGACATCGACGCCGCAGCCACGGCCGCTGCGCTGGCCTTCAAGTCCTGGCGCGACATGGGGCCGGCGATGCGGAAGAAGCTGCTGCACCGGGTCGCCGACGCGATCGAGGACAATGCCGACGACATCGCCGTGCTCGAATGCATCGACACGGGACAAGCCTACCGCTTCATGGCCAAGGCCGCGATCCGCGCCGCCGAGAATTTTCGCTTCTTCGCCGACAAATGCGCCGAGGCACGCGATGGCCAGAACACGCCGAGCGACGAGCACTGGAATATCTCCACGCGCGTGCCGATCGGCCCCGTCGGCGTGATCACGCCGTGGAACACGCCGTTCATGCTCTCGACCTGGAAGATCGCGCCGGCGCTGGCCGCGGGCTGCACCGTCGTGCACAAGCCGGCCGAATGGTCGCCGGTGACGGCCGCCATTCTGGCAAGGCTCGTCAAGGAAGCCGGCGTTCCCGACGGCGTGCTCAACACCGTGCACGGTTTCGGCGAGGAGGCCGGCAAGGCCCTGACCGAGCACCCCGCGATCAAGGCGATCGGCTTCGTCGGCGAGAGCGCGACGGGCTCGGCGATCATGGTCCAGGGCGCGCCGACCCTGAAGCGCGTGCATTTCGAGCTCGGCGGCAAGAACCCGGTGATCGTGTTCGACGACGCCGATCTCGACCGCGCGCTCGATGCCGTCGTGTTCATGATCTACTCCCTCAACGGCGAGCGCTGCACCTCGTCGAGCCGCCTGCTGATCCAGCAGAACATTGCCGAGGCATTCATCGAGAAGCTGACCGCGCGCGTGAAAGCGCTGAGGGTCGGCCATCCCCTCGATCCCGCCACCGAGATCGGACCGCTGATCCACGAGCGGCACCTCGCAAAAGTCTGCTCCTATTTCGACGTCGCGCGGCAGGATGGCGCTGTGATCGCCGTCGGCGGCAAGGCCCATGACGGCCCGGGCGGCGGGCATTATGTCGAGCCGACCTTGGTGACCGGCGCGAACGGCAAGATGCGCGTGGCGCAGGAGGAGGTGTTCGGCCCCTTCCTCACCGTGCTGCCCTTCAAGGACGAGGCCGATGCGATCGCGATCGCCAACGACATCCGCTATGGCCTCACCGGCTATGTCTGGACCAACGATGTCGGCCGCGCACTGCGCGTCGCCGACGCGCTGGAGGCCGGCATGATCTGGCTGAACTCGGAAAACGTCCGCCATCTGCCGACGCCGTTCGGCGGCATGAAGGCCTCGGGCATCGGCCGCGACGGCGGCGACTACTCGTTCGACTTCTACATGGAAACCAAGCACGTCTCGCTGGCGCGGGGCACGCACAAGATTCAGAAATTGGGAATCTGA
- a CDS encoding ABC transporter substrate-binding protein yields MRLTRRDFAAGIAAGIAAPYLIKSAHAQGATIKIGMCAPVTGPAAESGGYAVKGARLALEAVNKAGGILGKQGELIVEDDQTTNPGIVLAFSKLAAQSDIVGFLGSIRSTQVHAMAPDVIKLGKPVMIGGTDPNLTHMGNQWLFRCRPNDSYSGRVIAEYGVSTLAKKKWAVLHSTDAFGTAGGKALTEALTKLGAPPVLDQGYANQSQDFTPVVLAIKQSGADILGSYFTFENDLGIFARQLRQLGVNIPWVGSPSIVNITALKLAGPALYNTYGVADYAEDSSEGSKAFGKIYRDAVKVAPDNQSSWTFDAINVLAQGINKAGTTDPAKVREAILAIKKFPGAEGEYNFDQNGDGLHGYNIVKNDKGKIVFDKHIEFND; encoded by the coding sequence ATGAGACTGACGAGACGCGACTTCGCTGCCGGAATTGCTGCCGGCATTGCCGCGCCCTACCTCATCAAGAGCGCGCATGCGCAAGGCGCCACCATCAAGATCGGCATGTGCGCGCCCGTCACGGGCCCCGCCGCTGAATCCGGCGGCTACGCCGTCAAGGGCGCCAGGCTCGCGCTCGAAGCTGTGAACAAGGCCGGCGGTATCCTGGGAAAGCAGGGCGAGTTGATCGTCGAGGACGACCAGACCACCAATCCCGGCATCGTGCTCGCATTCTCCAAGCTCGCCGCGCAGTCCGACATCGTCGGCTTCCTCGGCTCGATCCGTTCGACCCAGGTGCACGCGATGGCGCCCGACGTGATCAAACTTGGCAAGCCCGTGATGATCGGCGGTACCGATCCGAATCTCACCCATATGGGCAATCAGTGGCTGTTCCGCTGCCGTCCGAATGACAGCTATTCCGGCCGCGTGATCGCCGAATACGGCGTCAGCACGCTGGCCAAGAAGAAATGGGCCGTGCTGCACTCGACCGATGCGTTCGGCACCGCAGGCGGCAAGGCGCTGACCGAAGCGCTGACCAAGCTGGGCGCGCCGCCCGTGCTGGATCAAGGCTATGCCAACCAGAGCCAGGACTTCACCCCCGTCGTGCTCGCGATCAAGCAGTCCGGCGCCGACATCCTCGGTTCCTACTTCACGTTCGAGAACGATCTCGGCATCTTCGCCCGCCAGCTCCGTCAGCTCGGCGTCAACATCCCGTGGGTCGGCTCGCCCTCGATCGTCAACATCACCGCGCTGAAGCTCGCCGGTCCCGCGCTCTACAACACGTATGGCGTGGCGGACTATGCCGAGGATTCCAGCGAAGGCTCGAAGGCGTTCGGCAAGATCTACCGCGACGCGGTCAAGGTTGCGCCCGACAACCAGAGCTCGTGGACTTTCGACGCCATCAACGTGCTCGCGCAGGGCATCAACAAGGCCGGCACCACCGATCCGGCCAAGGTCCGCGAAGCCATCCTCGCGATCAAGAAGTTCCCGGGTGCCGAGGGCGAATACAATTTCGACCAGAACGGCGACGGTCTCCACGGCTACAACATCGTGAAGAACGACAAGGGCAAGATCGTCTTCGACAAGCACATCGAGTTCAACGACTGA
- the hpaD gene encoding 3,4-dihydroxyphenylacetate 2,3-dioxygenase: protein MPVPQHIFEPPFNIIRSSHVVLDVTDLKLSREFYETTVGLHVEDADDKVVYLRAAEEHQHHSLVLRKAAVPACARLGFKVGNDKDLDKAASFLSENGLSYAFVDQPFQGRTLQFTDPFGFQIELYASMDRRPHLLRRYDLYRGCHPQRLDHFNVFAAEVQDTVEFYARLGFRLTEYAEEDGPNGRIAAAWMHRKGNVHDFAITNGKGPRLHHFAYWTPTAMNIIHLCDVMASQGFVKNIERGPGRHGISNAFFLYVRDPDGHRLELYTSDYFTGDHDHEPLRWSLRDPRRQTLWGAPAPRSWFEQGSPFSGQAVREPKFVADVLVAD, encoded by the coding sequence ATGCCCGTACCGCAACACATCTTCGAACCGCCGTTCAACATCATCCGCTCCAGTCACGTCGTGCTCGACGTGACCGACCTGAAGCTCAGCCGCGAATTCTACGAGACCACCGTCGGCCTGCATGTCGAGGATGCCGACGACAAGGTCGTCTACTTGCGCGCAGCCGAGGAGCACCAGCATCACTCGCTGGTGTTGCGCAAAGCGGCGGTGCCCGCCTGCGCCCGGCTCGGCTTCAAGGTCGGCAACGACAAAGACCTCGACAAGGCCGCCTCCTTCCTTTCGGAGAACGGTCTCTCTTACGCCTTCGTCGACCAGCCGTTCCAGGGCCGCACGCTGCAATTCACCGACCCCTTCGGTTTCCAGATCGAGCTCTACGCCTCGATGGACCGCCGGCCGCATCTGCTTCGCCGCTACGACCTCTACAGGGGATGCCATCCGCAGCGGCTCGATCATTTCAACGTCTTCGCCGCCGAGGTGCAGGACACCGTCGAATTCTACGCCCGGCTCGGCTTCCGCCTCACCGAATATGCCGAGGAGGACGGACCGAACGGGCGCATTGCGGCTGCCTGGATGCATCGCAAGGGCAATGTCCACGATTTCGCCATCACCAACGGCAAGGGCCCTCGCCTGCACCACTTTGCCTACTGGACGCCGACGGCGATGAACATCATCCATCTCTGCGACGTCATGGCCTCGCAAGGCTTCGTCAAGAACATCGAGCGCGGCCCGGGACGCCACGGCATCTCGAATGCGTTCTTCCTCTACGTGCGCGACCCCGACGGGCACCGTCTCGAACTCTACACCAGCGATTATTTCACCGGCGATCACGACCACGAGCCGCTGCGCTGGTCGCTGCGCGATCCGCGCCGCCAGACGCTGTGGGGCGCGCCGGCGCCGCGCTCCTGGTTCGAACAGGGCTCGCCGTTCAGCGGGCAAGCCGTGCGCGAGCCGAAGTTCGTCGCCGACGTGCTGGTGGCGGATTAA
- the hpaH gene encoding 2-oxo-hept-4-ene-1,7-dioate hydratase, whose protein sequence is MALSNDDIQACANRLHQAEKTRTQIRQLSQDFPAITIADAYAIQKAWVDLKLAEGRTVKGHKIGLTSKAMQSALNINEPDSGVLLDDMFFADGGLVPTERFIATRVEAELAFVISKRLAGPDCTMFDVLNATDFVVPALEILDTRIERVDPGTRATRKIFDTIADNAANAGIVLGGRPIRPLDADLRWIGALCFKNGQLEETGLAAGVLNHPATAVAWLANKIAPLGLALEPGQVVLAGSFIRPIETRKGDTIQADYGAYGSVSCYFA, encoded by the coding sequence ATGGCGCTTTCCAACGACGATATCCAAGCCTGTGCGAACCGTCTGCACCAGGCGGAGAAGACCCGCACCCAGATCCGGCAGCTCTCGCAGGATTTTCCAGCCATTACCATCGCTGACGCCTACGCGATTCAGAAGGCGTGGGTCGACCTCAAGCTCGCGGAGGGCCGCACGGTCAAGGGCCACAAGATCGGTTTGACCTCGAAGGCGATGCAGAGCGCGCTCAATATCAACGAGCCGGATTCCGGCGTGCTGCTCGACGACATGTTCTTTGCCGATGGCGGCCTCGTCCCGACCGAGCGCTTCATCGCCACGCGCGTGGAGGCCGAGCTCGCCTTCGTCATAAGCAAGCGCCTCGCGGGGCCGGACTGCACGATGTTCGACGTGCTCAACGCCACCGACTTCGTCGTGCCGGCGCTTGAGATCCTGGACACGCGCATCGAACGTGTCGATCCCGGCACCAGGGCCACGCGAAAAATCTTCGACACCATCGCCGACAACGCGGCGAATGCCGGCATCGTGCTCGGCGGCCGGCCGATCCGCCCGCTGGACGCCGACCTCCGCTGGATCGGCGCGCTCTGCTTCAAGAACGGCCAGCTCGAGGAGACGGGCCTTGCCGCGGGCGTGCTCAATCATCCCGCAACCGCTGTTGCCTGGCTCGCCAACAAGATCGCGCCGCTCGGCCTTGCGCTCGAGCCCGGGCAGGTCGTGCTCGCGGGCTCCTTCATCCGTCCGATCGAGACCCGCAAGGGCGACACAATTCAGGCCGATTATGGCGCCTACGGCTCGGTAAGCTGCTACTTCGCTTAG
- a CDS encoding branched-chain amino acid ABC transporter ATP-binding protein/permease: protein MSAPSDNMPIPAPAIHSKPLLVRHLPYFIGAAILVALAATMRFDGYVHNILLQATTFSIAVFGLSVVLGLCGQINLAQAAFFGLGAYAVGIGTTDLHVSFWVCLVGGCLISLLAGAFLGMSTLRLGGHYLAMVTISFQQIVTLVMINAIWLTHGPDGVPNIKRPELFQSSQSYLAFCVAMLAIVGYLVWHLSDTKLGRAMRAVRDNELAAGVNGIDVFRTKIYAFALCALLGGLAGGLFAGGFAYVSPDQFSFAESIVFLTMSLLGGVASPIGSTIGTGLLILIPEWLRFLKSVPGLYLAIYGLFVILIIRFMPDGIWGFVADAFTRWRAKTKAPPAAAALQLKPATIGGDTVLEVTGLSKHFGGLKAVDGVDIAVKRGGVHALIGPNGSGKTTTLNVLSGLYEATAGRIVLDGTDITHMPPHQRTASGLGRTFQNIRLFRSMTALENVEIGAERPGNTMVGKGDDALTERAMEALTFVGLGSRANELISSFSYGHQRLIEIARALASNPTLLLLDEPAAGLNSTEKLELHELLKRIAAQGLTILIIDHDMTLVSEAAQHITVLNFGRRIADGESLAVLRHPDVVSAYLGSE from the coding sequence ATGAGCGCTCCCAGCGACAACATGCCGATTCCGGCACCCGCCATCCATTCGAAGCCGCTGCTGGTCCGGCACCTGCCGTACTTCATCGGTGCCGCGATCCTGGTCGCGCTCGCCGCGACCATGCGCTTCGACGGATACGTCCACAACATCCTGCTGCAGGCCACCACGTTCTCGATCGCGGTGTTCGGCCTCTCGGTCGTGCTCGGCCTGTGCGGCCAGATCAATCTGGCGCAGGCCGCGTTCTTCGGGCTCGGCGCCTACGCGGTCGGCATCGGCACGACGGACCTGCATGTCAGCTTCTGGGTCTGCCTCGTCGGCGGCTGCCTGATCTCGCTTTTGGCCGGCGCGTTCCTCGGCATGTCCACCCTGCGGCTCGGTGGCCATTACCTCGCGATGGTTACGATCTCGTTCCAGCAGATCGTGACGCTGGTGATGATCAACGCGATCTGGCTGACGCACGGTCCCGACGGCGTTCCCAACATCAAGCGTCCCGAGCTGTTCCAGTCGTCGCAGAGCTATCTCGCCTTCTGCGTCGCGATGCTGGCGATCGTCGGCTACCTGGTCTGGCATCTCTCCGACACCAAGCTCGGCCGCGCCATGCGCGCGGTGCGCGACAACGAGCTGGCGGCCGGCGTCAACGGCATCGACGTCTTCCGCACCAAGATCTACGCCTTCGCGCTGTGCGCGCTGCTCGGCGGGCTCGCGGGCGGCCTGTTCGCCGGCGGTTTCGCCTATGTCAGCCCCGATCAGTTCTCCTTCGCGGAATCGATCGTGTTCCTGACCATGTCGCTGCTCGGCGGCGTGGCTTCGCCGATCGGCTCGACGATCGGCACGGGTCTCTTGATCCTGATCCCGGAATGGCTGCGCTTCCTCAAGAGCGTGCCGGGCCTGTATCTCGCGATCTACGGCCTGTTCGTGATCCTGATCATCCGCTTCATGCCCGACGGCATCTGGGGCTTTGTTGCGGACGCCTTCACGCGCTGGCGCGCCAAGACCAAGGCGCCGCCGGCCGCGGCTGCCCTGCAATTGAAGCCGGCGACGATCGGCGGCGACACGGTGCTGGAAGTCACCGGCCTGTCGAAGCATTTCGGCGGCCTCAAGGCCGTCGACGGCGTCGACATCGCCGTGAAGCGCGGCGGCGTGCATGCGCTGATCGGTCCGAACGGCTCGGGCAAGACCACGACGCTCAACGTGCTCTCGGGTCTCTATGAAGCGACAGCCGGCAGGATCGTGCTCGACGGCACCGACATCACCCACATGCCGCCGCATCAGCGCACGGCTTCTGGTCTCGGCCGCACGTTCCAGAACATTCGCCTGTTCCGTTCGATGACGGCGCTGGAGAATGTCGAGATCGGCGCCGAGCGGCCCGGCAACACCATGGTCGGGAAGGGCGACGACGCCCTGACCGAGCGGGCGATGGAGGCGCTGACCTTCGTCGGGCTCGGCAGCCGCGCCAACGAGCTGATCTCGAGCTTCTCCTACGGCCATCAGCGGCTGATCGAGATTGCCCGTGCGCTCGCCTCGAACCCGACGCTGCTGCTGCTCGACGAGCCTGCGGCCGGCCTCAACTCGACCGAGAAGCTGGAACTGCACGAGCTGCTCAAGCGCATCGCGGCGCAGGGCCTGACCATCCTGATCATCGATCACGACATGACGCTGGTCTCGGAAGCGGCCCAGCACATCACCGTGCTCAACTTCGGACGCCGTAT
- the hpaR gene encoding homoprotocatechuate degradation operon regulator HpaR, translating into MAKRQADPANGSEPAARQVPMRDFSRSLPMSLLRAREAVMRQFRPKLREHGLTEQQWRILRALAAIEAAEVTELARTAFLLGPSLSRILRDLEARNLIERKTAKADQRRSMVSISKEGVKLMAAVAPSSEAIYAEITQRFGARKLAELQEMLGELELCLASTDASDLTDET; encoded by the coding sequence ATGGCGAAGAGACAGGCTGATCCCGCGAACGGAAGCGAGCCCGCCGCACGGCAGGTGCCGATGCGCGACTTCTCGCGCTCGCTGCCGATGTCGCTGCTGAGGGCACGTGAAGCGGTGATGCGGCAATTTCGTCCCAAGCTGCGCGAGCACGGCCTGACCGAGCAGCAATGGCGCATCCTCCGCGCATTGGCGGCCATCGAGGCCGCGGAGGTGACTGAGCTCGCGCGCACGGCATTTCTCCTCGGCCCGAGCCTGTCGCGCATCCTGCGCGATCTCGAGGCGCGCAATCTGATCGAGCGCAAGACCGCGAAGGCGGACCAGCGCCGCAGCATGGTCTCGATCTCGAAAGAGGGCGTGAAGCTGATGGCCGCGGTCGCCCCGTCCTCGGAAGCGATCTACGCGGAGATCACACAACGCTTCGGCGCGCGCAAGCTCGCCGAGTTGCAGGAGATGCTCGGTGAGTTGGAACTGTGTCTCGCTTCCACCGACGCGAGCGACCTTACGGATGAAACGTAA
- a CDS encoding fumarylacetoacetate hydrolase family protein, translating to MKLPRLATYSVKGATRYGAVLEGGIVDLSTRHAKDYPTLREVIAAGKLVSLAEEAAGRAPDHALGDITWLPPVPAPEKIICIGVNYPDRNAEYKDGQDAPKYPSMFMRSPRSFVGHDTPLVRPRASAQLDYEGEIVLVIGKAGRHIAESAALDHIAALTLCNEGSVRDWLRHAKFNVTQGKNFDSSGSLGPWLVPYTREAQIADIRLTTHVNGELRQDDRTSRLMFPFRYLISYISTFATLVPGDIIVTGTPTGAGARFDPPRYLKPGDVIEVEAEGIGMLRNGVVDEA from the coding sequence ATGAAACTCCCTCGCCTCGCCACCTATTCCGTCAAGGGTGCAACCCGCTACGGCGCCGTCCTGGAGGGAGGCATCGTCGACCTCTCGACGCGCCACGCCAAGGACTATCCGACGCTGCGCGAGGTGATCGCGGCCGGAAAGCTCGTGAGCCTTGCCGAGGAGGCCGCCGGCCGCGCGCCGGACCATGCACTTGGCGACATCACCTGGTTGCCGCCGGTGCCCGCCCCGGAAAAGATCATCTGCATCGGCGTCAACTATCCCGACCGCAATGCCGAGTACAAGGACGGCCAGGACGCACCGAAATATCCAAGCATGTTCATGCGCTCGCCCCGCTCCTTCGTCGGCCACGACACGCCGCTGGTGCGCCCGCGCGCATCGGCACAGCTCGACTACGAAGGCGAGATCGTGCTGGTGATCGGCAAGGCCGGCCGGCACATCGCGGAAAGTGCCGCGCTCGACCACATCGCGGCGCTCACGCTCTGCAACGAAGGCTCGGTGCGCGACTGGCTGCGCCACGCCAAGTTCAACGTCACGCAGGGCAAGAATTTTGATTCCAGCGGCAGCCTCGGCCCGTGGCTGGTGCCCTACACCAGGGAAGCGCAGATCGCCGACATCAGGCTCACCACGCATGTCAACGGCGAGCTCAGGCAGGACGACCGCACCAGCCGGCTGATGTTTCCGTTCCGCTATCTCATCAGCTATATCTCGACCTTCGCGACGCTCGTCCCCGGTGACATCATTGTGACGGGCACGCCGACCGGCGCCGGTGCGCGGTTCGATCCGCCGCGCTATCTGAAGCCCGGCGATGTCATCGAGGTCGAAGCCGAAGGCATCGGCATGCTACGGAATGGCGTCGTCGACGAAGCCTGA
- a CDS encoding 5-carboxymethyl-2-hydroxymuconate Delta-isomerase translates to MPHFTIEYSANLDGRLDIGAVCEVVRKAAVETGIFPLGGIRVRAIRCEHYAIADARQDYGFLDMVLRIGEGRDLPTRQKAGEHVFQALSKHLDPIFAASKFALSFDMQINDKDTSWKRNNIHDALKVEAAHG, encoded by the coding sequence ATGCCGCATTTCACCATCGAATATTCGGCCAATCTCGACGGCCGCCTCGACATCGGCGCGGTCTGCGAGGTGGTGCGGAAGGCGGCGGTCGAGACCGGCATCTTTCCGCTCGGCGGCATCCGCGTCCGCGCCATCAGGTGCGAGCACTATGCGATCGCGGACGCGCGGCAGGACTACGGCTTTCTCGACATGGTGCTGCGCATCGGCGAGGGCCGCGACCTTCCCACGCGCCAGAAAGCCGGCGAGCACGTCTTCCAGGCGCTTTCAAAACATCTCGATCCCATCTTCGCCGCCAGCAAGTTCGCCCTGTCGTTCGACATGCAGATCAACGACAAGGATACGAGCTGGAAGCGCAACAACATCCACGACGCCCTGAAAGTGGAGGCTGCCCATGGATAA
- a CDS encoding branched-chain amino acid ABC transporter permease, whose product MDLALQLLFTGIGIGAVYALVALGFVLIFRATNVVNFAQGEFSMVAAYLMVVAIEAGLPYWAAFIVALLGMALLGVIFNLGVYYPLRHRTYLPVIIATIGASILLANSVLAIYGPQPQVLEGWFETPGIQVGPVYLDSQYLLIIGVTICLVIFNFWFFEKTLLGKKLQATSQDKEMASLLGISVSTMIMITFIYSAVLGGLAGILVAPVLFVSIQMGSTIALKAFAATIIGGFGDVAGAIIGGLALGVIETFGAAYVSVPYKDGFAFLVLIAFLIFRPQGIFGERVAEKA is encoded by the coding sequence ATGGATCTCGCCCTACAACTCCTGTTCACCGGCATCGGTATCGGTGCCGTCTATGCGCTCGTCGCGCTCGGCTTCGTGCTGATCTTCCGTGCCACCAACGTGGTGAACTTCGCCCAGGGCGAATTCTCCATGGTCGCGGCCTATCTGATGGTCGTCGCGATCGAAGCCGGTCTGCCCTATTGGGCGGCATTCATCGTTGCGCTGCTCGGCATGGCGCTGCTCGGTGTCATCTTCAATCTCGGCGTCTACTATCCGCTGCGCCACCGCACTTATCTGCCCGTGATCATCGCCACCATCGGCGCCTCGATCCTGCTCGCCAATTCCGTGCTCGCGATCTACGGCCCCCAGCCCCAGGTGCTGGAAGGCTGGTTTGAGACGCCGGGCATTCAGGTCGGCCCGGTCTATCTCGACAGCCAGTATCTCCTGATCATCGGCGTCACCATCTGTCTCGTGATCTTCAATTTCTGGTTCTTCGAGAAGACGCTGCTCGGCAAGAAGCTGCAGGCGACCTCGCAGGACAAGGAGATGGCCTCGCTGCTCGGCATCTCCGTCTCCACCATGATCATGATCACGTTCATCTATTCGGCCGTGCTCGGCGGCCTCGCCGGTATCCTCGTTGCACCGGTGCTGTTCGTCTCGATCCAAATGGGCTCGACGATCGCGCTGAAGGCGTTCGCGGCCACCATCATCGGCGGCTTCGGCGATGTCGCAGGGGCCATCATCGGCGGCCTTGCGCTCGGCGTGATCGAGACGTTTGGCGCCGCCTATGTCTCGGTGCCCTACAAGGACGGCTTCGCCTTCCTGGTGCTGATCGCCTTCCTGATCTTCCGGCCGCAGGGCATCTTCGGCGAACGCGTGGCGGAAAAAGCATGA